A single region of the Streptococcus sanguinis genome encodes:
- the aroB gene encoding 3-dehydroquinate synthase — MKLNVNLPHHPYDILIEKGSLSQAGSWLSQLWEPQKVVIVTDNRVARLYAEKVKLSLEAAGFEAFVFDFLEGEASKNLKTVNKVYEFLVKVGLTRSDGIVALGGGVVGDLAGFAASTYMRGVHFVQIPTSLTAQVDSSIGGKTGVNTPWAKNMVGTFTQPDGVLIDPEVLHTLGQRELIEGMGEVVKYGLIEDKELWDELSEMDGSPESILEHAESIIYHSCDVKRKIVVEDELDNGVRLYLNFGHTIGHSIEATAGYGKVMHGEAVAIGMVQVSRVAEKKGLMPAGITEDIVRMCQKFGLPVDYQPWNENALYQALTHDKKARGNSIKLVLVPELGSASIHQIPLEEMKEFLKK, encoded by the coding sequence ATGAAACTGAATGTGAATCTCCCGCATCATCCCTATGATATTCTCATCGAAAAGGGGTCTTTATCTCAGGCTGGAAGTTGGCTGAGTCAGCTTTGGGAGCCTCAGAAGGTAGTTATCGTCACGGACAATCGAGTGGCTAGACTCTATGCGGAAAAGGTCAAGCTGAGCTTGGAAGCGGCTGGGTTTGAGGCCTTTGTCTTTGACTTTTTGGAGGGTGAAGCCAGCAAGAACTTAAAGACGGTCAACAAAGTCTATGAGTTTTTGGTCAAGGTTGGTCTGACCCGCAGTGATGGTATCGTAGCCTTGGGAGGAGGCGTTGTTGGTGATTTGGCAGGTTTTGCCGCTTCGACCTACATGCGGGGTGTGCATTTCGTGCAGATTCCGACCAGTCTGACTGCTCAAGTGGACTCCTCTATTGGTGGTAAGACAGGTGTCAATACGCCTTGGGCCAAGAATATGGTCGGAACTTTTACCCAGCCTGACGGAGTTCTGATTGACCCTGAAGTCTTGCATACTTTGGGTCAGCGGGAACTAATCGAAGGCATGGGCGAGGTGGTCAAGTACGGCTTGATTGAGGATAAGGAACTCTGGGATGAGCTGTCAGAAATGGATGGCAGTCCTGAGTCGATTTTGGAGCATGCTGAAAGCATCATCTACCATTCCTGCGATGTCAAGCGTAAGATTGTGGTCGAGGACGAGCTGGATAATGGCGTCCGCCTCTATCTGAATTTCGGTCATACTATTGGGCACTCTATCGAAGCGACAGCAGGCTATGGAAAAGTCATGCACGGTGAAGCAGTGGCGATTGGCATGGTACAGGTTTCCCGCGTCGCTGAAAAGAAAGGCCTCATGCCAGCTGGAATTACAGAAGACATCGTCCGTATGTGTCAGAAGTTTGGCTTGCCGGTGGATTATCAGCCTTGGAATGAGAATGCTCTCTATCAGGCCTTGACTCATGATAAGAAGGCTAGAGGCAACTCTATCAAGCTAGTACTGGTGCCTGAGTTGGGTTCGGCTAGTATTCACCAGATTCCGCTGGAAGAGATGAAAGAATTTCTGAAGAAATAA
- the aroC gene encoding chorismate synthase produces the protein MRYLTAGESHGPRLTAIIEGVPAGLPLTADYINAELKRRQGGYGRGARMKIESDQVEITSGVRHGLTMGGPITLNVTNLDHQKWLEIMSAADVDEKKKGLRKITKPRPGHADLVGGMKYRFDDLRNSLERSSARETTMRVAVGAVAKRLLEEIGVEVASHIVTFGGIDIDVPNNLTVGEIKERAAQSEVSIVNPDREEEIKAYIDQIKKDGDTIGGVIETVVGGVPVGLGSYVQWDKKLDAKIAQGVVSINAFKGVEFGVGFEAGRLKGSQVMDEILWSEEDGFTRRTNNLGGFEGGMTNGQPIVVRGVMKPIPTLYKPLMSVDIETHEPYKATVERSDPTALPAAGVVMESVVATVLATEVLEKFSSDNLEELKDAVARHREFVKNF, from the coding sequence ATGAGATATTTAACAGCAGGTGAATCGCACGGACCACGTCTGACAGCTATTATTGAGGGAGTGCCGGCTGGTCTTCCTCTGACCGCTGATTATATCAATGCTGAGCTCAAGCGACGCCAGGGTGGGTATGGTCGTGGTGCCCGCATGAAGATTGAGAGCGACCAAGTCGAGATTACGTCTGGGGTTCGTCATGGCTTGACCATGGGCGGCCCGATTACTCTCAATGTCACGAATCTGGATCATCAGAAGTGGCTGGAGATTATGAGCGCAGCAGATGTGGATGAAAAGAAAAAAGGGCTGCGCAAGATTACCAAACCACGCCCTGGCCATGCGGACTTGGTTGGTGGTATGAAATACCGCTTTGACGATTTGCGAAATTCCCTTGAGCGCTCTTCTGCGCGTGAAACGACTATGCGTGTGGCAGTCGGAGCAGTAGCCAAGCGTTTGCTGGAAGAAATCGGTGTAGAGGTAGCCAGCCATATCGTAACCTTTGGTGGTATTGATATTGATGTGCCGAACAATCTGACTGTAGGAGAAATCAAGGAAAGAGCTGCCCAGTCAGAGGTTTCCATTGTCAATCCCGATCGCGAAGAAGAAATCAAGGCCTACATTGACCAGATTAAGAAAGACGGGGATACCATCGGTGGTGTCATTGAGACTGTCGTTGGTGGTGTGCCGGTTGGTCTGGGCTCCTATGTCCAATGGGACAAGAAGCTGGATGCTAAGATTGCTCAGGGAGTCGTGTCCATCAATGCTTTCAAGGGAGTTGAGTTTGGTGTGGGCTTTGAAGCAGGTCGTCTCAAGGGCAGTCAAGTAATGGATGAAATCCTCTGGTCTGAGGAAGATGGCTTCACTCGCAGGACTAATAATCTAGGCGGCTTTGAGGGCGGTATGACCAATGGTCAGCCAATCGTGGTGCGAGGTGTTATGAAGCCCATTCCAACCCTTTATAAGCCACTGATGAGTGTGGATATTGAGACCCACGAGCCTTATAAGGCGACAGTGGAGCGGAGCGATCCTACGGCTCTGCCAGCGGCGGGTGTTGTCATGGAAAGCGTGGTGGCGACAGTTTTAGCCACCGAAGTTCTGGAGAAGTTCTCTTCAGACAATCTGGAAGAACTAAAGGATGCGGTAGCCCGCCATCGGGAATTTGTCAAGAACTTTTAG
- a CDS encoding prephenate dehydrogenase: protein MERKIVYIVGLGLIGASLALGIRRAHPKIEILGYNRSEESRQVSLERGMVDRVTDDFAAFAPLADVIILAVPIKQTIAFIKELADLELKENVIISDAGSTKAEIVAAAEKYLKNKPFRFVGAHPMAGSHKTGAKAAHVTLFENAYYIFTPSSLTKPGTLEEMKDLLSGLHARFIQVDAAEHDRVTSQISHFPHILASSLMEQAAAYSQEHELTQSFAAGGFRDMTRIAESEPGMWTSILLTNPQAILERLEDFKDQLDKVAAAIEAKDETAIWEFFDRGRQSRKQMEIHKRAGVDSFYDLFIEVPDEEDAILGILELLRGISVVNIRINEENREDINGILQITFKNHQDLEKSAKIVRENTDYLVSVD from the coding sequence ATGGAGAGAAAAATAGTCTATATCGTAGGTCTGGGACTGATTGGAGCTTCTTTGGCTCTGGGCATCAGGCGAGCTCATCCTAAGATAGAGATTCTCGGCTATAACAGAAGTGAAGAATCAAGACAGGTTTCCCTAGAGCGAGGAATGGTAGACCGCGTAACGGATGATTTTGCTGCCTTTGCTCCATTGGCTGATGTGATTATTCTGGCTGTGCCCATCAAGCAGACCATAGCATTTATCAAGGAGCTAGCAGATCTGGAACTGAAGGAAAATGTTATCATCTCAGATGCTGGATCGACTAAGGCTGAGATTGTGGCAGCAGCAGAAAAGTACCTGAAGAATAAGCCCTTCCGCTTTGTCGGAGCTCATCCTATGGCAGGAAGTCACAAGACCGGAGCCAAGGCTGCCCATGTCACCCTCTTTGAAAATGCCTATTATATCTTCACGCCCTCTAGCCTGACCAAGCCTGGTACTCTTGAGGAAATGAAAGACTTGCTAAGTGGTCTTCATGCCCGCTTTATCCAGGTGGACGCAGCCGAGCACGACCGAGTGACCAGTCAAATCAGTCATTTTCCGCATATCCTAGCCTCCAGCCTGATGGAGCAAGCGGCAGCTTATAGCCAAGAGCATGAGCTGACCCAGTCTTTTGCAGCCGGTGGTTTTCGAGATATGACGCGGATTGCGGAGAGTGAGCCTGGTATGTGGACCTCTATTCTCTTGACCAATCCTCAAGCTATCTTGGAGCGGCTGGAAGATTTTAAAGACCAGTTAGACAAGGTTGCCGCAGCGATTGAGGCTAAGGACGAGACAGCTATCTGGGAATTTTTCGACCGAGGACGGCAGAGTCGCAAGCAGATGGAAATTCATAAACGGGCTGGTGTGGATAGCTTTTATGACCTTTTTATTGAGGTGCCCGACGAAGAAGATGCGATTTTGGGTATTTTGGAGCTCCTGCGGGGAATTTCAGTCGTCAACATTCGTATCAACGAGGAAAACCGAGAAGATATCAATGGTATTCTGCAAATCACCTTTAAAAATCACCAAGATTTGGAAAAATCTGCTAAAATAGTAAGAGAAAATACGGATTACCTAGTGTCCGTAGACTAA
- a CDS encoding YlbF/YmcA family competence regulator has translation MSNIYDLANELSRNLRDLPEYKAVVESKKAVDADSEAKAIFADYLAFQQELQQLAQTGQVPTQEVQDKMTSFGEKIQGNAVLSEFFNKQQQLSIYLADIERIIFDPVQDLLK, from the coding sequence ATGTCAAATATTTATGATTTAGCCAATGAACTAAGCAGAAATCTGCGTGATCTGCCTGAGTATAAGGCAGTTGTAGAAAGCAAGAAAGCAGTGGATGCTGATAGCGAAGCGAAGGCTATTTTTGCGGACTATCTAGCTTTCCAGCAGGAGTTGCAACAGCTGGCTCAGACTGGTCAGGTACCGACTCAGGAGGTACAGGACAAGATGACTTCCTTTGGTGAGAAGATTCAGGGCAATGCTGTTCTTTCTGAATTTTTCAATAAGCAGCAGCAACTGTCCATCTATCTGGCGGACATTGAGCGTATTATCTTTGATCCGGTGCAGGATTTGCTTAAGTAA
- the aroA gene encoding 3-phosphoshikimate 1-carboxyvinyltransferase translates to MKLSTNVKGLKGRIRVPGDKSISHRSIIFGSLAKGITTVRDILRGEDVLSTMQVFRDLGVQIEDDGNLVKIHGVGFEGLQAPKNKLDMGNSGTSIRLISGVLAGQDFEVEMFGDDSLSKRPMDRVTISLRQMGVEIAGRTERDLPPLKMKGSRELQPIHYQQPVASAQVKSALIFAALQAQGESVIVEKEITRNHTEDMIAQFGGQIEVEGKEIRIQGGQEFTAQEVTVPGDISSAAFWLVAGLIVPDSKIVLENVGINETRTGILDVIEAMGGRMTLSDVDPVSKSATITVETSELKGTEIGGEIIPRLIDELPIIALLATQAQGRTVIRDAEELKVKETDRIQVVADALNSMGAAITPTEDGMIIEGKTPLHGAQINTFGDHRIGMMTAIAALLAQSGQVELERSEAIKTSYPSFFSDLEGLMHG, encoded by the coding sequence ATGAAATTATCAACCAATGTAAAAGGCCTGAAGGGCCGTATCCGCGTACCGGGAGATAAGTCTATCAGTCACCGTTCCATTATTTTTGGCAGTTTGGCTAAAGGGATCACTACTGTTCGCGACATTTTGCGAGGAGAAGATGTGCTGTCTACCATGCAGGTTTTTCGTGACTTAGGCGTGCAGATTGAGGACGATGGAAATCTAGTCAAGATACATGGCGTAGGATTTGAAGGTTTGCAAGCACCGAAAAATAAGCTGGATATGGGCAATTCTGGAACGTCTATCCGTTTGATTTCTGGTGTTTTGGCTGGTCAGGATTTCGAAGTGGAGATGTTTGGTGACGACAGTCTATCCAAGCGGCCTATGGATCGGGTGACCATCTCTCTGCGGCAGATGGGAGTAGAGATTGCTGGTCGGACTGAGCGTGATTTACCACCGCTCAAGATGAAGGGCAGCAGGGAACTGCAGCCTATTCACTATCAGCAGCCAGTCGCTTCTGCTCAGGTTAAGTCGGCCTTGATTTTTGCTGCCCTGCAGGCTCAGGGAGAGTCAGTTATTGTAGAGAAGGAAATCACCCGTAATCATACAGAAGATATGATTGCCCAGTTTGGCGGGCAGATTGAGGTTGAAGGCAAGGAAATTCGCATTCAGGGTGGTCAGGAATTTACTGCTCAGGAAGTGACAGTCCCAGGCGACATTTCCAGTGCGGCTTTCTGGCTGGTGGCTGGATTGATTGTACCGGACTCTAAGATTGTCTTAGAGAATGTCGGCATCAATGAAACTCGTACAGGTATTCTAGATGTGATAGAGGCTATGGGCGGACGGATGACGCTGTCAGATGTCGATCCAGTATCCAAGTCTGCTACCATCACCGTTGAGACTTCTGAGCTTAAGGGAACGGAGATTGGCGGCGAGATTATCCCGCGCTTGATTGATGAGTTGCCGATTATTGCGCTTCTGGCGACTCAGGCTCAGGGACGGACTGTCATTCGTGATGCAGAGGAGCTCAAGGTCAAGGAAACCGATCGGATCCAGGTAGTGGCAGACGCTCTCAATAGTATGGGCGCAGCTATTACCCCGACGGAAGACGGCATGATTATCGAAGGGAAAACACCTCTACACGGCGCACAGATCAACACCTTTGGTGACCATCGCATCGGGATGATGACGGCGATTGCTGCTTTATTGGCTCAAAGTGGTCAGGTTGAACTTGAGCGGTCTGAAGCCATTAAAACCAGCTATCCAAGCTTCTTCAGTGACTTGGAGGGCTTGATGCATGGCTAA
- a CDS encoding shikimate kinase, giving the protein MAKILLGFMGAGKSTVAKGLAQNFVDMDELLCQRLGMSIKDYFDQHGEAAFRTAEAQLLAELIDTDLVVSTGGGVVVSPENRKLLTQNADNIYLKADFETLYQRIQQDAEQERPLFLNQSKSDLKQIFEQRQAWYEEVATQIVDTRLKSPQEIIEEIQ; this is encoded by the coding sequence ATGGCTAAGATATTACTGGGCTTTATGGGAGCCGGGAAATCCACAGTGGCCAAAGGCTTAGCTCAAAACTTTGTCGATATGGATGAACTGCTCTGCCAGCGGCTGGGCATGTCAATCAAGGACTATTTTGATCAGCATGGTGAAGCAGCCTTTCGGACTGCAGAAGCCCAGCTCTTGGCTGAGTTGATCGATACGGACTTGGTCGTCTCAACTGGCGGCGGTGTAGTCGTCAGCCCTGAAAATCGCAAATTACTGACTCAGAATGCTGATAATATCTACCTGAAAGCAGATTTTGAAACGCTTTATCAGAGAATTCAGCAGGATGCTGAGCAGGAGCGACCCTTGTTCTTAAACCAGAGCAAGTCAGACTTGAAGCAGATTTTTGAACAGCGTCAGGCCTGGTACGAGGAAGTAGCGACCCAGATTGTCGATACGAGGCTCAAAAGCCCCCAGGAAATTATTGAGGAAATTCAATGA
- the pheA gene encoding prephenate dehydratase, producing MKIAFLGPRGSFSHHVAQAAFPSEDLVPYQNITEVMKAYEAREVDYSVVPVENSIEGSVHETLDYLFHQADIQAVAEIVQPIKQQLLVTDLEKPIEKIFSHPQAIAQGKKYIRQHYPQAAIEVTASTAYAARFVAEHPEKNFAAIAPRTAAAEYGLKVAASDIQEMEENYTRFWILGHEVPELELAKTGDKQTLALTLPDNLPGALYKALSTFAWRGIDLTKIESRPLKTALGEYFFIIDIDNEQKKLADFAYQELTSLGITYKIFGSYSVFLIQDK from the coding sequence ATGAAAATAGCATTTTTAGGTCCTAGAGGCTCCTTTTCTCACCATGTAGCCCAAGCTGCCTTTCCCAGCGAGGACTTGGTGCCCTATCAGAATATCACCGAGGTCATGAAGGCTTATGAGGCTAGAGAAGTGGATTACTCGGTCGTTCCGGTGGAAAATTCCATTGAGGGCAGTGTCCACGAGACCTTGGACTATCTCTTTCATCAAGCAGACATTCAGGCAGTGGCAGAAATCGTTCAGCCCATTAAGCAGCAGCTCTTGGTGACGGATTTGGAGAAGCCAATCGAGAAGATATTTTCTCATCCGCAGGCTATTGCCCAAGGAAAGAAATATATCCGCCAGCATTATCCGCAGGCTGCCATTGAGGTGACGGCTAGTACGGCCTATGCAGCTCGTTTTGTGGCAGAGCATCCTGAAAAGAATTTTGCGGCTATTGCCCCGCGCACGGCTGCAGCAGAATACGGGCTTAAAGTAGCAGCCAGCGACATTCAGGAAATGGAAGAAAATTATACCCGCTTCTGGATTCTAGGCCATGAGGTGCCTGAGCTTGAACTGGCTAAGACGGGAGACAAGCAGACACTGGCTTTGACCCTGCCGGATAATTTGCCTGGTGCCCTTTATAAGGCTTTGTCGACCTTTGCTTGGCGTGGGATTGACCTGACCAAGATTGAGAGTCGGCCTCTAAAAACGGCTCTGGGAGAGTATTTCTTCATTATTGACATTGACAACGAGCAGAAAAAATTGGCGGATTTTGCCTATCAAGAGTTGACAAGTCTTGGAATTACTTATAAAATTTTTGGTAGCTACAGTGTGTTTCTGATTCAGGACAAGTAG
- a CDS encoding LCP family protein, with amino-acid sequence MKKPENLSHHEQLRLDYLYKNYYYLNDKEKKEFDYLRQKSKGIGSSASAPNHEEQPHTVSDAYEQEPVEMDSSGILPKYPERSSRSRKQKKAPEALAGAGLGQDKPKKPRKKIRLKRILLWAGIFLLMVLGGMIFMFIKGLTTAHTGNSKPAETEFFDGKDTKDGVNILILGTDGRVGDDSTETRTDSIMVLNVGNKDHKVKLVSFMRDTLIHIDGVSNEYTDPSQADYYDQKLNSAYTIGEQNHNRGADYVRQMLKDNFDLDIKYYALVDFQTFATAIDTLFPNGVSMNAQFSTIDGEKVTEVEVPDDLNMKDGVVPNQTIKVGQQQMDGRTLLNYARFRKDDEGDFGRTRRQQEVLTAVFQQVKDPTKLFTGSEALGKVFALTSTNVPYSFLLTNGLSMAGDSRNGVERLTIPENGDWVDTYDMYGGQGLLIDFEAYKERLQQMGLR; translated from the coding sequence ATGAAGAAACCAGAAAATCTTAGCCATCATGAACAGCTCCGCTTAGATTATCTCTATAAAAATTATTATTATCTAAACGATAAAGAAAAGAAAGAATTTGACTATCTGCGTCAGAAGTCCAAGGGAATTGGCAGTTCAGCCAGTGCGCCGAACCATGAAGAGCAGCCGCATACAGTTAGTGACGCCTACGAACAAGAGCCTGTGGAAATGGATTCTTCTGGCATCTTGCCCAAGTACCCTGAGCGTTCTTCTCGCAGCAGAAAGCAAAAGAAGGCGCCGGAAGCTCTGGCAGGAGCTGGTCTAGGACAAGACAAGCCCAAGAAGCCCCGCAAAAAAATCCGCTTGAAACGAATTCTGCTTTGGGCAGGGATTTTCCTGCTGATGGTCTTGGGGGGCATGATTTTCATGTTTATCAAAGGCTTGACGACAGCTCATACTGGCAATTCTAAACCAGCAGAAACGGAATTTTTTGACGGCAAGGATACTAAGGACGGAGTGAATATCCTCATTCTCGGAACAGATGGCCGGGTTGGTGACGACTCGACTGAGACGCGGACTGACTCTATTATGGTCTTGAATGTTGGTAATAAGGACCACAAGGTGAAATTGGTCAGCTTTATGCGTGATACACTTATTCACATTGACGGCGTCAGCAATGAGTACACGGATCCGTCGCAGGCAGATTACTATGACCAAAAGCTCAATTCTGCCTATACGATTGGGGAGCAAAACCACAACCGCGGTGCAGACTATGTCCGCCAGATGCTCAAAGATAATTTTGATTTGGACATTAAATATTATGCACTGGTGGATTTCCAGACCTTTGCGACAGCTATTGACACCCTTTTCCCAAATGGCGTCAGCATGAATGCCCAGTTCTCAACGATTGATGGGGAGAAAGTGACAGAAGTTGAAGTGCCAGATGACCTGAATATGAAAGACGGTGTGGTACCCAACCAAACAATCAAGGTTGGTCAGCAGCAGATGGACGGTCGAACCTTGCTCAACTATGCTCGCTTCCGTAAGGATGATGAGGGCGACTTTGGCCGTACCCGCCGCCAGCAGGAAGTTTTGACAGCTGTTTTCCAGCAGGTCAAGGATCCGACTAAGCTCTTTACTGGGTCAGAGGCTCTTGGTAAGGTCTTTGCCTTGACTTCGACCAATGTGCCTTACAGCTTCCTTTTGACCAATGGTCTCTCTATGGCAGGAGATTCCCGCAATGGGGTTGAGCGCCTGACGATTCCGGAAAATGGCGACTGGGTGGATACCTATGACATGTACGGTGGCCAAGGACTCTTGATTGACTTTGAAGCCTATAAAGAAAGACTGCAGCAAATGGGTCTCAGATAA
- the rlmD gene encoding 23S rRNA (uracil(1939)-C(5))-methyltransferase RlmD: MLKKNDMIEVEIVDLSHEGAGIAKAEGLVFFVENALPGELIRMRVLKVNKKIGFGKVEEFLRTSDQRNENLDMAYLRTGIADLGHLNYSAQLDFKRKQVKDSLYKIAGLSDVEVPPTLGMEQPRRYRNKAQVPVRRVNGQLETGFFRKNSHDLLPIEDFYIQDPVIDQVILFTRDLLRRFDLKPYDEQEKTGLIRNLVVRRGHYSGEIMVILVTTRPKIFRVEQLMERLTEAFPAIKSIMQNINDQPGNAIFGKDWRTLYGQDYITDQMLGNNFQISGPAFYQVNTEMAEKLYQTAIDFSELTSDDVVLDAYSGIGTIGLSVAKQVKQVYGVEVIPEAVENSRKNAAINGIANASYVCAPAEEAIQNWLKEGIQADVILVDPPRKGLTESFIKASVSMEPKKITYISCNVATMARDIKLYQELGYELKKVQPVDLFPQTHHVEAVSLLVRAEVSAK, encoded by the coding sequence ATGTTAAAAAAGAATGATATGATTGAAGTTGAAATCGTGGATCTGAGCCATGAGGGAGCTGGAATTGCCAAGGCAGAAGGCCTGGTTTTCTTTGTGGAAAATGCCTTACCGGGTGAACTCATCCGCATGCGTGTGCTCAAAGTCAACAAAAAAATCGGCTTTGGCAAGGTGGAGGAATTTCTTCGTACTTCAGACCAGCGCAATGAAAATCTTGATATGGCTTATCTTCGTACGGGGATTGCCGACTTGGGGCATCTGAACTATTCAGCCCAGCTGGACTTCAAACGTAAGCAGGTCAAGGACAGTCTCTATAAGATTGCTGGTTTGTCTGATGTTGAAGTGCCGCCGACACTTGGTATGGAGCAGCCGCGGCGCTACCGCAATAAGGCTCAAGTGCCTGTCCGCCGTGTCAATGGTCAGCTGGAAACAGGATTTTTCCGCAAAAATTCCCATGACCTCCTGCCGATTGAAGATTTTTATATTCAGGATCCAGTCATTGACCAAGTTATCCTCTTTACACGTGATTTGCTCCGTCGTTTTGACCTCAAACCTTACGATGAGCAAGAAAAGACTGGACTCATTCGCAATCTAGTTGTTCGCCGTGGCCATTATTCAGGGGAAATTATGGTAATTCTGGTCACAACCCGACCTAAAATTTTCCGAGTAGAGCAGCTGATGGAGCGCTTGACAGAGGCTTTTCCAGCTATCAAGTCCATTATGCAGAATATCAACGACCAGCCCGGCAATGCGATTTTCGGAAAAGACTGGCGAACGCTTTATGGTCAAGACTACATTACCGACCAGATGCTGGGAAATAACTTCCAAATCTCTGGACCAGCTTTCTATCAAGTCAATACCGAGATGGCAGAAAAGCTTTATCAGACAGCCATTGACTTTTCCGAGCTGACCTCTGATGATGTGGTGCTTGATGCCTACTCTGGCATCGGGACTATCGGTCTATCAGTTGCCAAGCAGGTCAAGCAGGTCTATGGTGTGGAAGTGATTCCAGAAGCTGTCGAAAATAGCCGAAAGAATGCGGCAATCAACGGAATTGCCAACGCCAGCTATGTCTGCGCCCCTGCTGAAGAAGCCATTCAAAACTGGCTTAAAGAGGGTATCCAAGCGGATGTCATCCTAGTCGATCCACCACGAAAAGGACTGACGGAGAGCTTCATCAAAGCCAGCGTCAGCATGGAGCCCAAGAAAATCACTTATATCTCCTGCAATGTCGCAACCATGGCGCGTGATATCAAACTCTATCAAGAGCTGGGTTATGAACTGAAGAAAGTACAGCCGGTGGACTTATTTCCTCAAACGCATCATGTCGAGGCGGTATCACTGCTTGTACGAGCTGAGGTATCAGCGAAGTAG
- a CDS encoding ABC transporter ATP-binding protein has translation MNEIIISNLKKNFRGKVVLDIPSFGSHSGEIVSIVGTNGAGKSTFIKIISGLMLQDAGDVFVFGSKNTSKDIHNNVKLVLESGRGYYEYLTANQNIDYFLHLNKISRGQVKDELEDLFNKLAFHPYVDVLVSELSQGTRQKLSLIIALLCKPKVLCLDEPTNGLDVIAKKQFAKLLLTLSQEKGTIVLMTTHDIYFAKEISTRICIMRSGRIIQQGSFSEIFGKNTRWVKYRIGISNSDKDAFERLFPDLSYQVENKRLIVEVKDSQVKNNIFNNFEMIFFEEVEESIEEILYEVINDD, from the coding sequence ATGAATGAAATTATTATAAGCAATCTAAAGAAAAATTTTCGTGGTAAAGTTGTATTGGACATTCCTAGCTTTGGATCGCATTCAGGAGAGATTGTTTCTATAGTGGGCACCAATGGTGCGGGTAAATCAACTTTCATAAAAATTATCTCTGGCTTAATGTTACAAGATGCAGGTGATGTATTTGTTTTTGGCAGTAAGAATACTTCGAAAGATATTCATAACAATGTTAAGCTCGTACTAGAAAGCGGTAGAGGCTACTATGAATATCTGACGGCAAATCAAAATATTGATTACTTTTTACATCTGAATAAAATTTCGCGTGGTCAGGTTAAGGATGAATTGGAGGATTTATTTAATAAACTAGCTTTCCATCCCTATGTTGATGTCTTGGTGTCCGAATTGTCACAAGGAACGAGACAAAAATTGTCTTTGATTATTGCATTACTTTGTAAGCCAAAAGTATTGTGTTTAGATGAGCCAACCAATGGTCTGGATGTCATTGCCAAAAAGCAGTTTGCGAAATTGTTACTAACTCTCAGCCAAGAAAAAGGAACCATTGTTCTCATGACGACTCATGATATCTATTTTGCAAAAGAAATATCAACAAGAATTTGTATCATGCGTAGCGGGAGAATAATACAGCAAGGTAGTTTCTCAGAAATCTTTGGGAAAAATACTAGGTGGGTTAAATATAGAATTGGTATTTCAAACTCTGATAAAGATGCTTTTGAGAGACTGTTTCCTGATTTATCTTATCAAGTAGAAAATAAAAGATTGATTGTTGAAGTGAAAGATAGTCAGGTAAAAAATAATATCTTTAATAATTTTGAGATGATATTTTTTGAAGAAGTTGAAGAAAGCATAGAAGAAATATTGTATGAGGTTATCAATGATGATTAA
- a CDS encoding ABC transporter permease, giving the protein MMIKEIRRELKRQLQEMMLFKFNLFFSNFGILIMVSAYLQYFKNTQSKFLLLCLLFTWYFTSHSITHPTFFIEDDLYDRTLISVIQSSKSVFHVLMFKIMVQILVDLVKAIPIFIVLSTLNDIDFPDSILKLVASFAACMLTIISIYGLGFCLSSLCFIFNRTSSITSLISYFMLYFTGILTPLGGLFGFIGKLFPYYALRSFIISPSYQSVFLIIVYCAVYWSVGTFLFFTLLNIAKKRGSLFHV; this is encoded by the coding sequence ATGATGATTAAAGAAATAAGAAGGGAGTTAAAGAGACAGCTGCAGGAGATGATGCTGTTTAAATTTAATTTATTTTTTTCAAATTTTGGAATTTTGATAATGGTTTCAGCTTATCTTCAATATTTTAAAAATACACAAAGTAAATTTTTATTGTTATGTTTATTATTTACTTGGTATTTTACGAGTCATAGTATTACGCATCCAACTTTTTTTATTGAGGATGACCTTTATGATAGAACTTTGATTAGTGTAATCCAGAGTAGTAAGAGTGTTTTTCATGTATTAATGTTTAAAATTATGGTTCAGATATTGGTGGATCTAGTTAAAGCTATACCTATATTCATCGTTTTATCCACGTTAAATGATATTGATTTTCCGGATAGTATCTTAAAGTTAGTTGCAAGCTTCGCTGCATGTATGCTAACTATTATTAGCATATATGGTTTGGGTTTTTGCCTATCAAGTCTCTGCTTCATTTTTAATCGTACTTCTAGCATTACATCGTTAATTTCTTATTTCATGCTGTATTTTACTGGTATACTAACACCGCTAGGTGGTTTATTTGGCTTTATAGGAAAGCTTTTCCCTTACTATGCCTTGAGGAGTTTTATTATTTCTCCGTCCTATCAGAGTGTTTTTTTAATTATAGTTTATTGTGCAGTATATTGGTCAGTTGGAACTTTCCTATTTTTCACTTTATTGAACATTGCTAAAAAAAGGGGGAGCCTTTTCCATGTTTAG